A segment of the Niveibacterium umoris genome:
GACCGCATGCTCACCCCCCTGCTCGCCGACTGACTCTCGGGCGGAAACGCCGGCAACAGGCTCGCCATCGCTTGGCCGGGCAAACTGCCCGCGACGCGAACCGAAGCGCCAATTCCTGCCAGGACGGTAGTCATCTTCGTCGAATTCCGGCAAACTTGTCGGATATGGCAACAGCTAAGCGCAAGACCAGTCAGAAGGCCGAAGCACCGCCACAGCGGCGGGTGCTGGTTTTGCACGGGCCCAATCTGAACCTGCTTGGCGCTCGGGAACCCGAGGTCTACGGGCGGACGACCCTGTCCGACATCCACGAGATGCTTTCGGCGCGCGCCCGCGCGGACGGTGTGTTGCTCGAATCCTTCCAGAGCAATCACGAAGGTGAGTTGATCGATCGGGTTCAAGCCGCGCAGAGCGAAGGCGTCGATTTCATCCTGATCAACCCGGCGGGCTACACCCACACCTCGGTCGCACTACGCGACGCGTTCGCCGCAGTGCAGATCCCGTTCATCGAAGTCCATCTTTCCAACATCCACGCCCGCGAGCCGTTCCGGCACCACTCGTATTTTTCGGGAATCGCGGTGGGCGTGATCTGCGGTCTTGGCGCGCAAGGCTACGCCTTGGCGCTCGAATACGCACTCAATCGCATCCGCGAAAACTGAGCCGTCACCGCCTCCCCATAAAACGGGCGGGCCGGCAACCACGTGAGGGAGCAACACATGGATCTGAGAAAACTCAAAAAACTGATCGACCTTGTCCAGGAATCCGGCATCTCGGAACTGGAAGTCACCGAAGGCGAAGAAAAGGTCCGCATCGCCAAACACCTCAACCCGCCAGCCGGGGCTCAGGCGCACTACTACGCCGCGCCACCCGCGCCGGCCAGCGCAGCGCCTGCCGCCCCCGTGGCGGCGGCGAGCGCCGCGGCGCCGGCCGAGGCCGCTCAGCCGGACGGCCATGTCGTCAAATCGCCGATGGTCGGTACGTTCTACCGTACCTCGGCGCCGGGCGCGAAGCCCTTCGTCGAGCTCGGCCAGTCGGTTGCAACAGGCGACACGCTGTGCATCATCGAAGCGATGAAACTGATGAACGAGATCGAATCCGACGCGAGCGGGACGATCAAGGCCATCCTGGTCGAAAACGGTCAACCCGTCGAGTACGGCCAGCCGCTGTTCGTGATCGGCTAAGGGACCGGGCCGTCCAGGCCTGCCCCCCACCCGACCCCTTTCACCTTTCACGGACGATGCCTCATGTTTGAAAAAGTCCTGATTGCCAACCGGGGTGAGATCGCGCTGCGTGTGCTGCGCGCTTGCCGCGAGCTTGGCATCCGCACCGTAGCGGTGCACTCCGAGGCCGATATCTCGGCCAAGTACGTCAAGCTCGCCGATGAGTCGGTCTGTATCGGCCCTGCGGCCTCTGCGCAGAGCTACCTCAACGTGCCTGCGATCATCGCGGCGGCCGAGGTCACCGACGCCGAGGCCATCCACCCCGGCTACGGGTTCCTGTCTGAAAACGCTGATTTCGCAGAGCGTGTCGAGAAATCCGGCTTCGTCTTCATCGGCCCGCGCCCCGACACCATCCGCCTGATGGGCGACAAGGTTTCGGCCAAGCAGGCGATGATCGAAGCGGGCGTGCCTTGCGTGCCCGGCTCCGGCGGCGCGCTGCCGGACGACCCGAAGGAAATCACCAAGATCGCCCGCGCGATCGGCTTCCCGGTCATCATCAAGGCGGCCGGTGGTGGCGGTGGCCGCGGCATGCGCGTGGTGCATACCGAAGGCGCGCTGATCCAGTCGGTGACGATGACCCGTACCGAAGCGCAGGCGGCCTTCAGCAACCCCACGGTCTACATGGAAAAGTATCTGGAAAATCCGCGCCATGTGGAAATCCAGATCCTCGCCGACCAGCACGGCAATGCGATCTACCTCGGCGAGCGCGATTGCTCGATGCAGCGCCGCCACCAGAAGGTGATCGAAGAGGCGCCTGCGCCCGGCATCGACCGCAAACTCATCGAAAAGGTCGGCAAGAGCTGCGTCGACGCGTGCAAGCGCATTGGCTACCGCGGCGCCGGCACCTTCGAGTTCCTGTTCGAAAACGGCGAGTTCTTCTTCATCGAGATGAACACCCGCGTGCAGGTTGAGCATCCGGTCACCGAGATGATCACCGGCATCGATATCGTGCAGGAACAAATTCGCGTCGCGTTTGGCGAGAAGCTGCGCTACACGCAAAAGGATGTGGTGCTGCGCGGTCACGCGATGGAGTGCCGCATCAACGCGGAAGACCCGTTCAAGTTCACGCCGTCTCCCGGCAAGATCACCAACTGGCACACGCCGGGCGGCCCGGGCATTCGCGTCGACTCGCATGTGTACAACGGCTACACGATCCCGCCGAACTACGATTCGATGATCGGCAAGGTGATTTCGTACGGCGACACACGCGAGCAGGCGATCCGCCGGCTGCGCATCGCGCTGTCCGAGATGCTGGTCGAAGGGATCAAGACCAACATTCCGCTGCACCAGGAATTGCTGCACGACGGCAACTTCGTGCGTGGCGGCACCAGCATTCACTATCTCGAAGCGAAGCTGGCGAAGAAGGACTGAGGAAGACGGGCATGTGGCTGCAGGTCGCAATACAGGCGGATGAGTCTCACGCGGAGGCGCTTTCCGAAGCGCTGATGGATGCCGGCGCGCTCTCGGTATCCATTGATGATGCCGACGCCGGCACGCCGGCAGAAGTCGCCCAGTTCGGCGAGCCGGGCCACCCCGCGCAGCCGCTGTGGCAGCACAGTCGCGTCGTGGCGCTGTTCGACCAGGACGCGGAAATTGCCGTCGCGCTCGCTGAAGCGGCGGCTCAGGCCGGGCTGGACGCAGTACCGCCCTTCACCGTCGAGGAAGTCGCCGAGCAGGACTGGGTGCGGCTGACGCAGAGCCAGTTCGACCCGATCGAGATCGATCCGCGCCTGTGGATCGTGCCATCGTGGCATGAGGCGCCGAATCCGGACGCGATCAACATCGAAATGGACCCGGGCCTGGCCTTCGGCACCGGCTCGCATCCGACCACCCGCCTTTGCCTGCAGTGGATTCTCGACAATGTCCCGCAAGGCTGCAGCGTGCTCGACTACGGCTGCGGCTCCGGCATCCTGGGTATTGCTGCGGCCAAGATGGGTGCTGGCAAGGTCGTCGGCATCGACATTGACGAGCGCGCCCTCGAAAGCACCCAGGAAAACGCCTCGCGCAACGGCGTGGAAATGGCCGTCGTGCATAGCGGCACGCCGATCACCGAACGCTTCGACCGGGTCATCGCCAACATCCTGACCAATCCGCTGTGCGTGCTCGCACCTGCCATCGCAGCCTGCGTCGCAGACGGCGGGCGGCTGGTGTTGTCCGGCATCCTCGAACCGCAGGCCGACCAGGTCATCGCGGCTTACGCCCCCTACATCGCGCTGAAAGTGGGTGACACTTTCGAAGGCTGGGTCCGGCTGGAGGGCCAACGCTGATGCTGACGACGCGCTGCCCGCACTGCGGCACCGCGTTCCGCGTCAAGCCGGAACAACTGCGCGCACGCGGCGGCCGGGTGCGCTGCGGCCATTGCCAGGCGCCCTTTTCGGCACTCGAATCGCTGATCGACGTCGTCCCGGAGGCGCCCGCACCGGATGCCACGGGTGGCAGCGACAGCGCACCGGTCTCCGCTCCAGCCAACGCCCTTGCGCACGCCAGCAGCGCAACGCCATCCGAGGCGCCGACACCCAGCGCTGCGGCCTCGGAACCCGCATCGGCCGCGTCGGCGCCAGTGAACGAACCGGTGCCGCAAGCGGTGCCGGCCGCCACACCGAAGCCCGATACGCTGCCCACGCAAGAAACAGTGGAGATTCGGCCCGCTCCGGTCGCGATCAGTTCGGTGCTGGCCTCGCACCGTGCAAGCACCTGGGGTGGCAGCGCTGGGCACGAACTCGCCCCGCCGATGCCGGAGCTCGATCCCTCGGCGCCCCATCGCCCCCAGTTCGATCTCGACTTCGACCTGGATTCGGACGAACTGCCGGTCAGCACGCCAGCCGTCACGCCTGCGCCTGCGCCGGTGACCAGCGACTTCGTGCGCCCGGTCCGTTCGGACGAGAAGACCACGTTGACCTTCGATTGGCGCGCCGGCAACGACATTCCTGGCGGCCTGGGCGGCCCTGCCGAGCCCCACGAGTCGGAAGTGGATCTCTCGGCACCGGATTGGCATCAGGACTTGCCGGAAAGTCGCGCTGACGGTGCTGTGACCGAAGTGCCCTTGGACGCTGACGACGCATCGCCAGAGCAGACGGACGACGAGCCAGTATTCGTCACCGCATTTGCGTCGCCGTCGGGGCAGTCGACAACGCCTGATTGGCAGGCGCTGACTGCGCCGGAAGCGGCCGAGGAGATCGGCGAGGACCGCTTTTCACCGCTGCCCGAGCCGACCTTCACCAGTAACGAAACGCATGTTGATGAGATCACCGAGGCGCCGAACGAGCCCGAGCTGATCGAGCACGAAGCCGATGAGCACGATGCCTATGAGCACGGTGCCACCGGCCCGAAGAGCGACTTCGTGCACAGCTTTGACTGGGACCGATCGCACGCCCGGCGCAGCGCAAGCTGGCCGTGGGCGCTGGGCGCGAGCGTGTTGCTGATCGCCACCGTCGCACAGGCGCTGCTGTGGGCGCGCCACGACATCGCGCGGGAATTCCCGACCACACGCCCCCTCTTTGAAACCGCCTGCGCCCGGATCGGCTGCGCAATGCCCTGGCCGCGCGTCGCGGGGCTTATCAGCATTGATGCCTCCGATCTGCATCCACGCCCAGACCGCAACGGCCAGCTTGAACTCAGCGGCACGCTGCACAACAAGGCCGCATTTGCGCAGGCCTACCCCTACCTCGAAGTCACGCTGACTGACGTCTTCAACCGGGCGCTTGTGCGACGCGCACTGCCGCCGGAAACCTGGCTACCGCCCTCGCTGAAGGCCACGCCCTCTTTCGCGCCCACCAGCGACGTGGCCTTCACGATCTACCTCGATGCCGAAGGACAGGCAGCGACCGGCTACAAGCTCTACGCGTTTTATCCGTAGAAGGGATTGCTGCATCGCAGCAAGTTTTTCTTATCGGGCAATCTGTAGCTTGAATTGGCAGTAATGTCCTCCTGGGATAGCCTTTGTGCTGCGCAGCAAAACAAGAACAGGCGCACGTAGCACATTTACCCCGGAGGTACCCAGCATGAGCAATCACGCATTGGAAGTATTTGAAGTATCCGATGGCTTCGTCCGTGTCTTTGCGGGCGTCTATGCCGAAAACGACGGCTTCTTTGCCGAGATCCACGAGCAGCGCGACGGCGCAATCCGGCGCCTCGACAAGTCCGACATCATGCCCTCGCGCGAAATCGCCGAGGCTTGGGTGCAGAGCCGATCCTGGTTCAAGAACAACGTCGCCTGATACCACAAAGGGTATCTTTCCCCTGCATGCGCAGGGCGACGCTGCATCCGAGCCTGACCGACAAAGGCCGCCGACCCAGGCGGCCTTTATGCTTTTTGTGTCCCGAATAGAAAAAACTATAGCGATATCAAAAGCTTGAATTTGTTAGCTGTCGAAGCAGCGCTTAGAATTCAAATCACAGAGAGATCTAAAAGAAAGGAAATGACCATGGCTCCGCTTCCCCTCGACGTGATGGATTCCGGCACTGGCCGCAACTGTGTTTTCGGCGGTGTATACGCTGCCAACGACGGCTTTTTTGCCGAGATCCACGAACAGAAAGACGGCCGTGTCCGTCTGATCGAAAAATCCAGCTCCCTGCCGACGCGCGAAGTCGCCGTGGCATGGATGCGCGCCCGCTGCCAAGGCGGCTGATGCTCCCCCTTCCGGGGCTGGCCGCAAGGCTCGCACCCGGACAAGCGCCGAAACAGGCGCACAAAAAACAAACTGGACCGCGAGGTCCAGTTTGTCTTTGTGCCGCCGCACTGCGTCCCCTGGTGCTGTGCCGGCCACGGATCAGCGGGATCGGCACCGCGGGCGCTAGTCGGCGTCCGCTGCCTGCCAGAGATACCAGCTCGCCACGCTGCGCCAGGGCGCCCAGGCAGCACCGATTTCACGCAGCTCACGCGACGTCGGCATGGCATCGAGGCCGTGCGCCCGTGCATAGCCGGCGCGGACGCCATAGTCGTCCACCGGCAGCACATCCAGTCGCCCCAGCGTGAAGATCAGGAACATTTCGACCGTCCAGCGCCCGACGCCACGCGCGGCCGTGAGGCGCGCGATGATCGCCTCGTCATCCAGGTGGTCGAGTTCGCCAGACGCGACCGGGATCAAGCCTTCATGCGCCTTTGCGGCGATGTCGCGAAGATAGCCCTGCTTCTGCCGCGACAGCCCGGCCGACCGCAGGTGTTCGTCGCTCGCAGCAAGAAGCTGCGCGGGAGATGGAAAGTCGTGACCCGGGAACAGCGCCAGGAAACGACGGTGGATAGTTTCAGCCGCCTTGCCCGCGAGTTGCTGATACATCACTGCGGTCACGAGCGCCGCATAGGGCGATCGATCCGGTTGCGGCACGATGCCGCAGTGCCCGTGACGGGCGATCAGCAACCCAAGCGCTGGGTCTGCGGCGGCAAGCCCACGCTCAGCCGCGCGCAGACGCCGCACGGTCGCCGTCGGGATCGCGCTCATGCGCGCAAGGGATTACGCAGGAAACTGGTGAGCGGGCCGGACTCGTCGCTGGCGCCCTGAGGGTCTACGGGTGTCGGTGCCTGCCAGCCCTCGATCCGGTTGCCACCAGCTTCGCGTGCCGCCGCCAGCGCCAGATCGGCGCGCCGCACGACGGCATGCGGGCGCTCGCCTTGCAGGCTGTCAGCAACGCCAATGCTCACGCTGACCGCAATCGCGCCATCGCCCAGGCGTACCGGCTCGCCGGTGATGGCACGCCGCACGCGTTCGGCGAAGCGCTGGGCATCAACGAGATTCGTTTCGGGCAGTAGGACGCAAAACTCGTCACCGCTGAAGCGCGCGCACATGTCGTCGGCGCGCGCCACGACCAGCAGGCGTTTCGAGATTTCGACCAGCACCCGATCGCCGGCCGAGGCACCGAAGCCCTCATCGATCGCGCCAAAGCGGTCGATGTTGAGCATTACCACGCCATAGAGCCGGCCGCTGCGTTGCGAACGGGCATGCTGCCGCACCAGCGCTTCGGTCAGCGACAATCGGTTCGCGAGCCCCGTCAGGTCATCGATGCGTGCCAGTCGCCCCAGTTGCGCAGCCACCCGCAGGTTCGCCCAAAGCAACCAGCCGAAGGTCAGCATCAACGACAGCACGCTGACGCCGACGTAACACAGCACACGATTCAGTTCGTCGTGTGCCAGCAGGCCGCCCGGCAGCCAGGTCGCCGCGATCCGCGCACAGAAAACCCCGCCCAGCCCGGTGGCCGCCAGCAACACCACCACGCGAGCAGGCTGTTCTTCCGGCGCACCCGGCTCCAGGACGCGCACCGCGATGGCGCCGTTCACGCTCACGAGCAGCAGCGAGACCAAGGTGACACGCAAGGCATCCAGCATTGGCGTACCACTCAGTCCGATGCTCACGACAAGGGCAAGGGTGGCTGCTGCAGGGATCAACGCGACGCGAGCAGGGGCGCCGTCGAACCGGCGCAGCCCTTCGAGAAAGGCCACGAAGCCGGACAGCACGCCGGCGTTGAAGATCGCGCGCCCGCCCGGAAGGGCGTAGATCATGTTCGCCACCAACGCGAGCACACCCAGGGCGACCAGCGCCATGCCCAGACTCAGCAGATCGCCCCCCGGCAATTCGCTGCGTCGTCGCACCGTCAGAACCAATACCAAGGCCAGCGCCGCGTGAATCGCGGCCGCCATGACAGCCATTGTGGGCTCGTGAAACAGCATGTTGGCGTCCCCTCTGCCGCGTCGCGTGGCACCGTCTGTGCATCGACACACGCCTTGCCGCCGAAGCGGCGAACAAGCACATCGTACGCGTGGGAAAGCATCCCGTCCGCGAAATCCGTCAGATTTTTCGACAAACTCCTCGCTGGGCTCAAGCGCGCGGGCGACGCACCAGGCCCGCCATCCTCGCCCCCAGCAGCAGGCCCAGCCCCATCGCGCCGACCACGAAACACGCCTTGAAGAAACAGGCAAATGTACCAGCCAGCAATGCAGGGTCGGCGTGGGCGCCTTCGCGTGCAACCTGCATGGCGCCAGCGATGCCCTGATAGATGAACACCCCGGGCATCATCGGCACCGCACCGGCAAAGGCCACCGCGGCAAAGGGCACGCGCAGGCGATCGACCGCCACGTTGGCCATGGCGCCAATGGCGAGGCACGCGGCGAGCGTCGCGATTTCCTGTGACACGCCGTTCTGCATGGCAAGGAAACGGATGCCGTGGCCCACCATGCCGCACAACACGGAGATCCAGAGCACCCGCCACGGTTCGTTATAGAACGCACCGAAGCCGCACGCGGCAAGCCCGGCCAGCAGGATGTCCGTCAGCAAGGTGAGGTGCGCGTCGGCCGAAGGCGTTGCAGCAACGGTGGTCATGCCGAGCGTGATCCAGCCACCAAGAAACACGCCCAGCGCGGCGGCGACAAGGATGCCGATCGCGAGTCCCAGGCGCGATATGCCGGTCTGCATGTGGTTTTCGAGCATGTCGTAGAGCCCGTTGATGAGGTGCGGGCCGGGCACCAGCATCAGGGCCGGCACCATCAGACAGAACCCCGGCGTGGCCGTCCACCCCGCCCGAATCACCAGCCCGCCCATCACCGATCCGATCAGCGCCGCGGTGAAGGGCATCGCAAACAGCACTACGTGGCGCTTGGCCAGTTCCTGGCGCGCCAGCAGGCCCAGCCCCGACGAAACGCCGCTCACCACCACCGCGCCCCAGTCGGCCTGCAGCAGGCGTGCCAGCGCCGCTGCCGCAATGCCGAAGATCGCCGCCAGCAGCCAGCGGTTATGGCGTTTCGAACGCTGCTCGATTGAATCGAGTTCGGCGATTGCGTCGCTCAGCGACATGCGGTCTTCGCACACCGCATCGACGATGCCATTGACCGCAGCGCTGACCGCCACGTTGATCCGCAACTCCGGCGCCTGGGCGTGATACTGGTGGCCACCGGGCGAAAACAGTGTGACCCCGCGATAGGTCACGAAGACCAGGACATCGACACCAAGATGGCGCGCCGCGCGCACCAACTTGCGATGCAACAGCTCGGACCGCATGTTGTATTCGAGCAAAAGGCGCGCAGTGCGATGCAGGAAGTTCATTGCTGCGTCGGGTTCTGCCGAAAATGCGTCGTGCGCGAGTTCGGGTTGGGCAGGATTCATTGTATGGCCTCTGCGACGAGCGTCCGGAAACGCCCGTGGTCTGCGGGTTTGCAGGTTCCGGATGCTAGCCGATCGGCGTATGGGGCACATCCGCGTGGGTCAACCCTGGTTCCGCTTGAACAAACTTGCAGCGCGACCTGGCGCTTTCTATGCTTCTCGCATTGACTCCAAACCGCCGGCGGGCGCCACAAGCACCACGCCGGTTTTCCAGCCCGACAGAGAAGGAGTGACTCATGGTGTTTCGCAAACGGCAGCTTGTGGTCTCCATCGCATTTGCGTTGTCCGGCATTAGCGCGGCTTCCGCCCAGGAAGCCCTGTCTGCGCCGGCTCGCCGTGCGCAAACGCATCTTCAGAATTTCAGCAGCTACGTCCAGGCGTCCGATGGCGATCAGTTCATCGCGCGCGGCACCATTGTTGATGCCGACGGTTCCGAACATGTGCGCTTCGATCGCACTTACAAGGGGCTGCGCGTGATTGGCGGCGACGTGGTCGTACACTCCAACGCCCGCGGTCAGGCGATGCGTTTCAGCCACACGATGACCACACGCCACCAGCTCGACACGCATCCGACGCTGGACGACACCGCTGCCATCGCGAGCGCCGAGTCCGCCTTCCGCGGGCAACGCGACGCTGCCTCGCGCGCAGAGCAGGTGATCTACGCGCGCGGTGCCCGGCCGGCCCTTGCGTACGAGGTCATCACCACCGGCACCGCGCCGGACGGCACGCCGAGCGTGATGCACACCTTCATCGATGCGCACGGCGGCCATGTGCTCGACAAGTGGGACGAGATCGAGACCGCCGCGACCGCCGGTACCGGCAAGAGCCTCTTCGATGGCGCCGTGCCACTCACCACCGATAGCCAGACCACCGGCGGCTACGCGCTGCGCGACCCGTCGCGCGGCAACCACTACACCACCAACATGAAGAACCGCACCAGCGGCGGCACCACCTTCACCGACGCCGACAACGTGTGGGGCAGCGGCACCACCGCCGACACCGCCACGGCGGCCGTTGACGCCACCTACGGCCAGAACATGACCTGGGACTACTACAAGAACGTCCATGGTCGTAATGGCATCGCCAACGACGGGCGCGGCGCGTATTCGCGGGTGCACTACAGCCGCAACTATGTGAACGCGTTCTGGAGCGACTCCTGCTTTTGCATGACCTACGGCGACGGCGACGGCACCAGCTACTACCCGCTGGTGTCACTCGATGTGGCCGGCCACGAGATGACCCACGGCGTCACCAGCCGCACCGCGAATCTCACCTACTCGGGCGAATCGGGCGGTCTCAACGAAGCCACTTCCGACATCTTCGGCACGCTGGTCGAGTTCTATGCCGGCAACGCCTCGGACCCGGGCGACTACCTGATCGGCGAGAAGATCTTCGTCTCGAACAAGGGCGTCGCCAACCCGACCAAGGCGCTGCGTTACATGTTCAAGCCCAGCCTCGATGGCTCGTCGCCGGACTGCTACACCAGCACGATCGGCTCGCTCGACGTGCACTACTCGTCCGGCGTTGCGAACCATGTCTTCTACCTCATGGCTGAAGGCGCCGTGGTGCCCACCGGCTTCAACCTGACGCCGTCGCAACTGGTGTGCAATGGCGACACCGCCCTCACCGCGCTCGGGCGTGATGTGGCGGGCAAGATCTGGTATCGCGCCCTCACGGTGTACATGACGTCCAACACCAACTACAAGGGTGCGCGCACCGCAACCCTGAACGCAGCAGCCGACCTTTACGGCACCAGCTCCGCGCAGTACGCGGCGGTGGGCCGTGCCTGGTCGGCCGTCAGCGTGAATTGATCCGCAGCGCCTGAAGGATGGCCCGGTCGTCGAAGTGACGTCCGGGCCATTTTCTTGTGGCACAGGGCTGGCGGAGTCCGTGAAGTTGCGGTACGAATAGCAGCAGACCGCAGGACCCCGACCATGCTGACAGCGCCGCCCCCCAAGCTCCAGCTCGAACCCCTCGCCGCGCACCATGCCGCGCCATTCTGGCCGCACGCCCAGGACGCGGCGCTGTACGCCTATGTGCCGATCGAACAGCCCGAATCGGAGGTCGCCGTCGCCGCCTGGTTCGCGCGGCTTGCCGCCGGCGCACCGGCCGCTTTGCAGGAAGAGTGGCTCAACTGGGCCGTCGTGCTGCCCACCGAAGACGCCGTCGCCGGCATCGTCCAGGCCACCGTGGTGCCGGATGGCGAAGCCGAGCTTGCCTATCTCATCGCGCCCGCCTTCTGGCAGCGCGGCATCGGTTACCACGCCGTGCGCATGATGATCGACTGGCTGTGGCGCGAACGCGCCGTCACGACGCTGCGCGCCGTCGCCGACACCCGCAACCTGCGCTCACAACAGCTGCTTGAACGCCTCGGTTTCGTGCTCGCCGGCGAGGTGCCTTCGTCGATCCGCGGCGAGCCGAGCATCGATCGCGTCTACGCCGGCCACGTGCGCGGGGTGCAGCGCGTGGCCTGATACCCGATCAGAGGTGGCGCGGCAGGATCTCGTGCACCTCGTGGCTCATCACCGCGAGGAAGGCGAGCAGGCCGATGTACCACACCGCATAGGTGAGCCGGGTTTCCGACGAAGCCGTGTAGTAGGCCTGGTTCTCGGGCGCAGACGGATCGAAGCGCCACGCACGCATCACCTGCGGCGCTGCCATGATCGCCATCAGGATCAGCATCGGGCTGGGCCGCAACATGAACAGCCCGACCAGCACCGGCACGCCGATCAGCCAGATGCGCGGCGACAGCACCGCGGTGATGCGCCCGCCGTCGAAAGGCGAGAGCGGAATCATGTTGAACAGGTTGAGGAAGAAACCGGAGTAAGACACCGCCAGCAGCAGGTCGCTGCCGCTGTTGCGTGCCAGGTAGTAACAGGCGAGCGCGCCGAGCGTGCCGGCCAGCGGCCCGACAAGCCCGACGTAGGCTTCCGTCTCGGCGTCGTGCGGCAGATCCTTCAACTCGACCCACGCGCCGACAAACGGGATGAAGGTCGGTGCGCCAACCGCCAACCCGCGCTGGCGCGCCGCGATGTAATGCCCCATTTCGTGGATCAGGATCATCGCGACGAAACCCACCGCGTAACGCCAGCCCCAGATGAAGGCATACGCGAACACCGACAGCAGCATCGTGCCGCCGGTGGTCAGCAACTTGCCGAACTTGAGCCCCGAGAACAGCAGGAACAGCAGCTTGCTCATGCCACGTCGTCGCTCTTGCTCTTGCCGCCAAAGAAGCGTTTGACACCTGCAATCAGCGCCACCGCGCCCAGCGCGATCAGCTTGAAGGACTTGGCTGCGAACGCAGCGATCACCGCGAAGAGGCCGAGCTTCTTCACCGCAAGACCGCCGACCAGCGCCGCCAGGCCGTACTCGGCCACCTTGTCGGTCGAAGCGTTGAAGTCGCGATACCGCTTGCCGTCGCCGTATTCGAGCGCAGCAAGCAGTTCGTGCGCGATCGGCTTGTCCTCGGCGATGTGGTCGTAGGCAGTGACCAGATTCATGCTGAAGTAGCCGTCGCGGCCCAAGGCATACGTGTTGTAGTTGATCGAACCCGGATCGCTTGCGGGCTGGCCCTTCTGCCGCGCATGGATCGACCACACCAGGCGATGCGCCGACGCGTCGTAGGTCGGCGCCTGCACCCAGCCGAGCACATCGAGCTCCGGGATGCCTCGCGAACGGCGATCCTCGTTGGAATGCTCGGTGCCCTTGCGGATGTTGTCGAGCAACTCGTCGGCCTTCCAGTCGCGCGCATCGTCGTCCTTGATGAAGCCGGCCTTCTCGAACTCCGCGACCACGATCCAGTCGCCCTCGCCGTCCGGCAGCACCACGCCGGCGAGACGGTCATCAGCTGAATTGCCCATCGCGCGCATCAGCTGGCCCGCCGCCGGCTGCGGCACCCAGATGCGGCCGGCCGGCAGTTTCAGCGTGGCCTGGTCGAACAGCTTGACGTCCGTCGGCCCGACCACCTTGGCGGCGTTCGCGGCCTGAATGGCCGCGCGCGCTTCCTGTTCCCGGGCGCTGGGTGGCGCCTCGTCGGCGCGAACGATGGAGGGGGCAGCAATGCACAGGCAGGAGAGCAGCGTCAGCGTGCGAGCAGTGCGCGAGAACAAGGTCGTCATCACGGATCCGATCGGGGGGAGAAAGATCCGGACACTGCCTGCCGAGGCCGTGGCTCGCAAGCGCACATCGCAAACATTTGTGCGCTCACGCACAGGGCCATCGAATCCTTGTGGTTTTGACGCAGACAGTCCAGATTACAGAGACGCCCCACGTACGGGGCCGCCAACAACGGAGACGATCGCGATGACTATTTCGGTTCGGCAGGTGCTTCAGGGCAAAGGCAGCAACGTACTCACCGTTTCTCCGGATCACAGCGTGCTCAGTGCGCTGGAACTGATGGCCAAGCATGACGTCGGATCGGTACTCGTCACCGAGGGCGAGCGCCTCGCCGGCATCTTCACCGAGCGCGATTACGCGCGGAAGGTGGTGCTCAAGGGCCGCACATCGGCCGCCGCCAAGATCGGCGAGTTGATGACCTGTAATGTGCTCACCGTATCCCCGACGCAGACCATCGACGACTGCATGGCAATCATGA
Coding sequences within it:
- the aroQ gene encoding type II 3-dehydroquinate dehydratase, with protein sequence MATAKRKTSQKAEAPPQRRVLVLHGPNLNLLGAREPEVYGRTTLSDIHEMLSARARADGVLLESFQSNHEGELIDRVQAAQSEGVDFILINPAGYTHTSVALRDAFAAVQIPFIEVHLSNIHAREPFRHHSYFSGIAVGVICGLGAQGYALALEYALNRIREN
- the accB gene encoding acetyl-CoA carboxylase biotin carboxyl carrier protein gives rise to the protein MDLRKLKKLIDLVQESGISELEVTEGEEKVRIAKHLNPPAGAQAHYYAAPPAPASAAPAAPVAAASAAAPAEAAQPDGHVVKSPMVGTFYRTSAPGAKPFVELGQSVATGDTLCIIEAMKLMNEIESDASGTIKAILVENGQPVEYGQPLFVIG
- the accC gene encoding acetyl-CoA carboxylase biotin carboxylase subunit, whose protein sequence is MFEKVLIANRGEIALRVLRACRELGIRTVAVHSEADISAKYVKLADESVCIGPAASAQSYLNVPAIIAAAEVTDAEAIHPGYGFLSENADFAERVEKSGFVFIGPRPDTIRLMGDKVSAKQAMIEAGVPCVPGSGGALPDDPKEITKIARAIGFPVIIKAAGGGGGRGMRVVHTEGALIQSVTMTRTEAQAAFSNPTVYMEKYLENPRHVEIQILADQHGNAIYLGERDCSMQRRHQKVIEEAPAPGIDRKLIEKVGKSCVDACKRIGYRGAGTFEFLFENGEFFFIEMNTRVQVEHPVTEMITGIDIVQEQIRVAFGEKLRYTQKDVVLRGHAMECRINAEDPFKFTPSPGKITNWHTPGGPGIRVDSHVYNGYTIPPNYDSMIGKVISYGDTREQAIRRLRIALSEMLVEGIKTNIPLHQELLHDGNFVRGGTSIHYLEAKLAKKD
- the prmA gene encoding 50S ribosomal protein L11 methyltransferase, whose product is MWLQVAIQADESHAEALSEALMDAGALSVSIDDADAGTPAEVAQFGEPGHPAQPLWQHSRVVALFDQDAEIAVALAEAAAQAGLDAVPPFTVEEVAEQDWVRLTQSQFDPIEIDPRLWIVPSWHEAPNPDAINIEMDPGLAFGTGSHPTTRLCLQWILDNVPQGCSVLDYGCGSGILGIAAAKMGAGKVVGIDIDERALESTQENASRNGVEMAVVHSGTPITERFDRVIANILTNPLCVLAPAIAACVADGGRLVLSGILEPQADQVIAAYAPYIALKVGDTFEGWVRLEGQR
- a CDS encoding DUF3426 domain-containing protein — its product is MLTTRCPHCGTAFRVKPEQLRARGGRVRCGHCQAPFSALESLIDVVPEAPAPDATGGSDSAPVSAPANALAHASSATPSEAPTPSAAASEPASAASAPVNEPVPQAVPAATPKPDTLPTQETVEIRPAPVAISSVLASHRASTWGGSAGHELAPPMPELDPSAPHRPQFDLDFDLDSDELPVSTPAVTPAPAPVTSDFVRPVRSDEKTTLTFDWRAGNDIPGGLGGPAEPHESEVDLSAPDWHQDLPESRADGAVTEVPLDADDASPEQTDDEPVFVTAFASPSGQSTTPDWQALTAPEAAEEIGEDRFSPLPEPTFTSNETHVDEITEAPNEPELIEHEADEHDAYEHGATGPKSDFVHSFDWDRSHARRSASWPWALGASVLLIATVAQALLWARHDIAREFPTTRPLFETACARIGCAMPWPRVAGLISIDASDLHPRPDRNGQLELSGTLHNKAAFAQAYPYLEVTLTDVFNRALVRRALPPETWLPPSLKATPSFAPTSDVAFTIYLDAEGQAATGYKLYAFYP
- a CDS encoding DNA-3-methyladenine glycosylase family protein; amino-acid sequence: MSAIPTATVRRLRAAERGLAAADPALGLLIARHGHCGIVPQPDRSPYAALVTAVMYQQLAGKAAETIHRRFLALFPGHDFPSPAQLLAASDEHLRSAGLSRQKQGYLRDIAAKAHEGLIPVASGELDHLDDEAIIARLTAARGVGRWTVEMFLIFTLGRLDVLPVDDYGVRAGYARAHGLDAMPTSRELREIGAAWAPWRSVASWYLWQAADAD